The Dehalobacter sp. 12DCB1 region TTATGATTTTTCTGGAGATCATCAAGAACATTGATGGCATCACTTCCCTCGGACGCGCTTAAAAGATAATCGAAACGAAGCTCTGCAATGCTGCTGATCAACTCCTCGTAGCCCGGGTCCTTGGCATTAAGAAAGGAAAGCATATCGCCGGCACAGGTATTTGTCCCGAGCCAAATAATGAGAGGTTTTGTCGAACCATCCATATTCGCCATACTCTTCCCTTCCATCCCTTCTGCGGTCTTTCACACCCTGTTGTTTTTTACTTCGTATTTTTAATTTCAAGTGTATTATTACCGTATGCTATTTCACTATACAAAATTTGCAGGTCTATCCTGCTTTGTTCAGGCATACATAATTATGATTAGCCTTTCTCAAGGTTCCGCGGAAGGATGAACAAGCCATGAACTTCAAGCAATTTATCTTAGGTCTGATTGTTATTGTCCTTTTAGTTACAGGCTGTAAGATTATTTGGAACAGACATCTAATAACAGTAAACGCACCCGCAGTGTCCCCAGTTTCCGATTGGGAATATGAAGACGTAATGAAAAGGGATATTCTCTGTCTGATGCTGGCCTATCCGGAAACTATTACCGGTGTGGAGAAAGCATCCAAAAATGAGGTTTATGTCCTTTTAAAATCGGGGAAAAAAATCTTATATGATGACAAAAAAGAAAAAAACTCCTGGCAGAAATCGGGGAACCCCGACCTTCAGGATATGATGGACCAGCTCTACCCATTGTCCAAGATTACGGAAATTTTACCTAATTACTACAACCCTGGCTGTGCAAGAGTTTATCCGCTTCTGAAAGAAGTCTATGGAACGAGCAAAAAAACAATCCTATCCAATCTGACCAAAGTCAGCATTGGCTACAAGTATGTAGAGTTTAATGGAAACAATAAAGCTGCGGAATCCTTAAAAGCGGTCATGAAAGAACTGCTTCCGTTGTCCCGCCAAAGCCATAAGGTGTACGCCGCTTCTTTTCCGAGCAGTGGGGCTTTCAATTACCGGCTGATCGGCGGTACAAACAGGCTGAGCTCCCATGCCTATGGTATCGCAATCGATCTTAACAGTAATAAATACGATTATTGGCGCTGGTCCACGCGTGAAGAAGGTCAGAAAAGGCTTAAGGCCTATCCCCAGGAGGTCTCTGCTATCTTTGAAAAATATGGTTTCATCTGGGGCGGCAAATGGGGAAATTTTGATATTATGCATTATGAATACCGTCCGGAAATCATTCTGAAAGCACGTTATTTTTCCGAAAGACCCGTCTCGGGGATTCCATGGTATGACGGTTTACAAAGCAACCAGAAAGCCTGGGAATATATTTGGCTGATTGAAGAAAGCCTGTAGCTTTATCTCCTTATCGTTCAGTCAACCTGAATCACAAACATCCCGGCAGTATTTTTTTCTTTCATGATACAATTTCCACAGTAGCCTATTACTATTTTATGTCATTTTTGGTAATATTAATCATGATATACAAATCGATCTGTTATGTTGAATATGTACAGGATTTTTTACTTTTAGGAGGCCTGAACCATTGAATAAAAGACAGTTGGGGCAGCGGGGCGAGGATATGGCTTTGGAACATATTAAGAAAGCCGGTTTGAACATTATCCAGCGCAATTACCGTTGTCCCAAGGGAGAAATCGACATCATCGCCAGGGATGGGAAAACAATTGTATTTATCGAAGTCAGACTGAGGAGTTCCAATATCCGGGGATCGGCGGAAGAAAGCATTGGCCTCTGGAAAATCCAAAGGCTTAAAAGTATTGCCTCGTACTATCTTCTGGAACAACACTATCGTCAATGGCCTCAAATCAGGTTTGATATTTTCGCCATTAACATGGCTGAAGGCGTTCCCGAGTTCAACTGGATCCAAGGGGCACTATAAATGGCTCATTTTCTTTCCGTTTCTGTCTGATGTTTTTGCCTGACATTCTGTCTGACGTTTCTGTCTGATTCCATAAATATCGCCAAAATTCAACTATATTAATCCATTAATGTAATTTTATAGAAGGATATTTGCTGTCAGAAGCGAATTTTGTTTTTGAGGTGAAAAAAATGTTTGCTTCTGTCAGCGGAATGTCTGTCGACAATCTCTCAGCCCAGCCGGTCAGTGTCGAAGTGGATATTGCCAATGGTCTTCCCTGTCTGGAAATTGTAGGCCTTGCGGCCACTGCTGTGAAAGAGGCCAGAGACAGAGTCCGGTCAGCGTTGAAAAACTCAGGCTTCGATTTCCCTTTGAAAAGAATTACAGTTAATCTTGCTCCTGCAGACCTGCGTAAAGAAGGCTCCGGTCTGGATTTACCGATCGCTTTGGGTATATTGGCTGCCATGGAAGAACTAAATAATGCTGTACTGAACCGCTATGTTTTTGCCGGCGAACTTTCCTTGGAAGGTCTTTTGCGTCCGATACCGGGCGTTCTAACCATGGCGTTGGCTTTAAAAAGCGAGCCAGAAAAACAAGTCCTGATTATACCGCCTGCTAATCTGGCCGAAGCGAGGCTTGTAACCGAAATAAAAAGTGCAAGCGTGATCAGTCTTGCTGAGTTAGTGGGGATTTTGAACGGAGAAGATCATTTTTCCGTTATTCCTTCCCCGCCCTCTGCTGAAATCTTTGAAACGGTATCTGTGGACTGGTCGGATATCCATGGGCAGATGCAGGCCAAACGTGGACTCGAAATTGCCGCCTGCGGTGGGCACAACCTGTTGATGGTTGGTCCGCCCGGTTCTGGTAAAACGCTGCTGGCCAGAGCATTTGCCGGGATTCTGCCGCCTCTCACGGTTGAGGAGAGTCTTGATGTGACTCAGCTTCACAGCCTGACTGGTATTATCCGGGGAAATGGGCAGCTGATTACGCAAAGGCCTTTCCGCAGCCCTCACCATACGGCTACAATCGCCGGAATCATCGGCGGGGGACAAAAAATTAAGCCTGGGGAACTCGCCCTGGCCAATCACGGTGTTCTCTTTCTGGATGAACTGCCTGAGTTTTCCCGGGAAGTCCTCGAAGCACTCCGTCAGCCGCTCGAGGACCGAAAACTGACGTTAATCCGTCTGAGAGGCAGAATCGAGTTTCCAGCACGCATTTGTGTTATGGCTTCGATGAATCCATGCCCGTGCGGCTATTTTGGGGAGAATGGCCGGGAATGTTCCTGCACGCCACTTCAAATCAGCCACTACCGCGGAAAGGTTTCCGGACCCCTACTGGACCGGTTTGACATCCAGCTGGAAGTCCCCCGTTTAAGCTATGGCGAGCTAAAACACGGGGACAACCGGGAAACCTCTGAAATTGTCCGCAACCGGGTGATCAGAACCAGAGAAATTCAGTATAAAAGATTGAATGCGAGCAGGACAAACTCAGAAATGACCGGTCGCGAAACAAAAGCGCTGTGCCAATTGGACAGCGCCGGTGAATCCCTCCTGCAAAAAGTTTTTGATAAAAACCTCTTCAGTGCCCGGGCCCACGACCGTATCCTGCGGGTAGCCAGAACAATTGCTGATATGGCCGGATCAGAAAATATCCGGGCAGAACATCTGGCCGAATCACTACAGTACAGGGCTTTGGACAGGATAAAGACGAATCAATGAAGTAATCAAATAAGTTCAGCAAAAGTATAATTATAAATTTAATTAACAAAAGATAATCTATATGTACATACACGAACAATCTAGATCACTCCATAATATGGATATATAGTTTGGTTAAAGGAGTGATCCGTTTGCATCATCAGGTTCACAAGGGAGACAATTTATCGAAGATTGCACGCCAGCACGGCGTGACTGTCATCATCTTATTAAATTTGAATCCCCATTTAAGAAAGCGCAGACATCGTATTTATGTTGGTGAAAGAATCAGAGTAAAATAATTAGAAATATTGGATACGTCATTGGATAAAAATTAAATAAGGAATAGCCGCGTACAACGCAGCTATTCCTTATCTGTTACTGAAATAAATTCTATTGTAATCCTTATTCTATTGTAATCCTTAAGTCTCAAATCTTTTTTATGTACACTGTATGCCGGTCCCAATCTCAGATATTACCCCAGTTTATACTGCGTCCCGGCGATCATTTCTTTGATCGGTGAGAAGCTCTGCCGGTGGATTAAGCAAGGGCCAAAATGGCTTATTGCCTCCATGTGCAACTTGGTCCCATAACCCTTGTGTTGATCAAAATGATATTCCGGATAAATCTGATGCATCTCATCCATCAGCTCATCCCTGGTAACCTTTGCCAGAATTGAAGCCGCGGCAATACTCGCACTAAGACCGTCTCCACCAATAATGGCTTTCTGAGCCGTATCCATATTCAGCATGTCCCTGCCGTCAATAATGATGTAATCAGGGTTGATTTTCAGGTTTTCCAGCGCTCTTGTCATCGCCAGCTTTGTGGCCCTTAAAATGTTTAACAGGTCAATTTCGCCAGACGTCGCACTTCCCAGTGCAAAAGCAACAGCCTGCTTTTTGATTTCTTCAGCTAAGTTCCTTCTTTTCTTTTCCGAACATTTCTTCGAGTCATTCAGGCCAGGAAGCTCAAACTCCCTTGGTAGGATGCAGGCAGCGGCAATGACAGGCCCGGCAAGTGGGCCTCTCCCTGCTTCATCTACACCGGCAATCCGTGAATACCCTTCAGCGAACAAACCTTTTTCTATCTCCAGGAGTTTCTCTATCCTTTCGATTTCACCCATTCCTTCATCTCCCCAGCTGAATAAAATATGCACATACTCTAGAGACCAGTCTCCGTGATGTATAGAAGCGTCAAGCGAAGCAGGATAGCGGAGCGCGGGTGTTTGTTCCACCGAGGGAACAACAGCCGAAAAGCCTCTATACATTATGGAGACCCGCCTCAGAAAAGCCAGAATTTTTAGTCCATGGTCACTTTGGCAATCTTACCGCTGCGGAATTCACGAAGAAAGATCTGGGCGGCTTTGAAGGTATCAATCCTGCCACCGCTAACCAAACAGCCTCTTTTACGGCCAATTCCTTCAAGATCGGTCTCGTTTTCCTCAAGCTTGTAAAAGCTTTGCAGTTCCAGAGGATAATTCTGTTTAAGCCAGGCGAGCAGCCACTGGGCGAGCTCTTCCTGGTCAAATACTTCATCTCTTACCGCACCGGTTACAGCCAGCTTCCTGCCTACTTCGGGATCATCAAATTTGGGCCAAAGCATTCCCGGCGTATCAAGCAGCTCGACTTTATCATGTATCCTGACCCACTGGTTGCCGCGCGTAACACCTGGTTTGTTACCCGTCTTGGCCTGCGAACCGCCCGTCAGCTGGTTAATCAGCGTGGACTTTCCAATATTGGGTATCCCAACAACCATGACGCGGATAGGTCTCCCCCGTACTCCCCTGGCAGCCAGCCGTTCTCTTTTATCCGTCATCAGTTCCTCGAGCAGCGGGACAATTTTTTTGACGCCGATGCTGGTCATGGAGCTAATCGCTAAAACAGGTCCTTCCTTGCCAAGTTCCACAAGCCACTGGTCGATTTTCTTTTTGTCAGCAAGGTCCGATTTGTTCAGCAAAAGCAAACGGAGCTTGTTTCCAAGCAGCTGCTTCAGCAGCGGGTTTCTACTACTCAGCGGTAAACGGGCATCGCCCAGTTCCAGGACAATATCCACCCAATTCAGTTGTTCTTCGAGCTTTCTTTTCGCTCTGGTCATATGACCGGGATACCATTGAATGTTCATAGTCCTCCATGGACGTCAAAAGAGCTGAATTTCTCCAGCTCTTTCCTATCTTCTCTGTTTTTAGCGACGTTCTCTGATTCTGGCCGATTTACCGTAACGGTCACGCAAATAGTAAAGTTTCGCTCTGCGGACAATACCTTTGCGTACAACTTCAATCTTATCAATACGCGGAGAGTGAAGGGGGAAAGTCCTTTCTACACCTACTCCGTTGGAAACACGGCGCACGGTAAAAGTCTCCCTTAAGCCATCGCCCTTCCTTTTAATCACAAGCCCTTCAAAGACCTGAATACGCTCACGAGAACCCTCGATAATACGTACATGTACTTTGACGGTATCTCCAGGACGGAACGAAGGAATATTATCTTTAAGCTGCTGCTCTTCAATCATACGAATATAATCCATAATAAGTTACCCCCTTCCTTGCCTAGATGTTCTTAACTTCTTATATCAAGCCAGAGGACCATCCGTTTTTTACACTGTATCATATTACCACACACGCCAGGAATACGCAATATACGATACCTTTTTTTACTCAACCTCTTTATAATATTCTTTATTCTTTAATTTTTGATCATTGATTCATACCTGCTTTTTCATTTTCGTTTTTTTGATCTTCTCTTAGATTCTGCTTATATAAAACGGCGAAACCAGTATTTTTCAAATCCAAGTTTTGCAAGATAGGCTGTCCGTGTCGGTTTCCATAAAGAGATTGATGGGCTTGGCTTTTTATAATACTGAACCGATGAATAGCGGGCTCGACCGAACCCGGTATTCATGATGCAGGTACCCTTTCCTTTATAGGTATATTCCAGCTTTGCCCCTTTGGACAGAAGATAGATATTTCTTGCTACAACATCTGCCTGGTAATGCGCAAATACGCCTGCTTTCGGCGCATGGGCCCCAATCACCGGAAGTTTTACCGCTGCAGCATCACCAATGGCAAAGATTGTTGGACAATTTGTTTCCAGCGTGTGAAGGTCTACTTGAACAAATCCGCTGCTATCCACCAAATTTGACTTCCGTAATACCTCCGGAGTCCAATGAGACGCAATACCCAATAAAAGATCCGCAGCAATCTTCGTGTCGTGATCCAGGATTAAACCTTTTTCCTCAACCCTGAGTACTTTCGCTTCCGTGATCAATTTTATCCCTTTATCCGCAAGCATTTTCCTTACACTTTGCCCAACCTTGGGCTTGGCTAATGGCTCCGGCGAGTAATCTGGCGTCACCAAGGTAAGCTCAATTTTATTTCGGATTCCCCTTTTCCGAAAAAACTGATCCAAAAGAAACATTATTTCATAAGGGGCAGGTGGACATTTGTATGGCAAGCTAGATATAAAAAGAACAATTCGTCCGGAGGAGAAATTGTTTAATTGCTGATTAATTTTTCTAACACCATCAAAATCATAGGCATTTAAAGCATATTCTGTGAATCCGGGTACGGTCTCCGTGTGATACTCCACTCCCAAAGAAATAATCAAGTAATCAAAAGACAAGACTCCCTGATTTGTTGAAACCTGATGTCCGGTTACATCGATTTTCTGTACTTCCTGATGCAAAACATGAATATCCTTCTTTTCTAGATTGATTAACTGCCTTGTTATATCCGTTGGTTTTCGTTGACCGATCATAAGGAGTGGATAAGCAGCTGCAAAGTGATGATTTAATTCCCGGTCTATGACCATTACCTGCATGGAATCCCCCGCCGCATTTTTAAGAATATTGGAAGCAACAATACCGCCTATTCCCCCACCCAGAATTAAAGTGTTTTTCATAAGCTCACCCCAGCACTATTTTCTCCGAAAAAAAACACTTTATTCTTGTGCCTTGTAATTCAAAAAATAGCCAATTAATGGCCCCTAAGCCTGTCCAAAATAATTGCCGCAGCTGACCGGACAGACAGATGATTATAGTCCCCGAAACCGTAAACCGGCTTCAAAATATAATCTGCTTTTTCCATTTCTTCCTTTATTATGCCCCAACCTGTTCCGAAAAGCAGCAGAAAGTCCTCATCAGTTTCCTCGAGCTTCCGGCGCAGGTCGGAATATTCAATCGTATTCGTATACAGTCTCGCATCCGTTGCAACCGTGAATAATTTCTTGCCGGGATTCCTGCTTTTAATTTCCTGGACAACTTCTTCCAGCGTCGAAGCAAGCTTCACTTTCTCAAAAGCTTCATATCTATTGGGATTATATTCAGCACCATACCCTTCCCGCCAAAAGCCCATGATTCGCCGGGCTAGATCCTGCTGAGCCGGACCAGGATGGACCACATAATAGGTATTCACCCCATAAGTCGTTGAGCTTCGGGCAATATCGTGCAAATCAAGGTTGGTTATTGACGTTGCGACTTGCTCCATATTTTTGTTGTAGACAGGTGCGTGAATAAGGGCTACATACAATTCTCCCATTATTTCCTCCAGATCTTATTAAATAGTAATCTAGGGTTAGTCTGTGGGTCACAATACCGAAACGAGGCTTACAACGAAAAGCAATACCCTAAATAAGTGGCTATATAGCATGCAGACCTGTCCAAAAAACTTATAATTAGTCTGATTGCCACAGTTCCGCGACAAGCGAAGCATGGAGTGCGCAGCGCGGATTTTTGTGCCACGGGGCACAATAGCCGATAGCGGTATGGTGGCAAGCAGACCTGCCACCATAGGTCTTTATACTACTCGCTCTTAATTCGTCGTCTCCGTTTCGGAGCAGGCTTTAAATGTTCCCATCTCTCGCGGTAAACGTTAATCTCCGGATGCTCAAGCACAAGTTCCTCCAAAAGCGGATAATCTGTCTGCTGAAATTCAATCTGCGGGACCAAATCACTTCTTTTCAGGAAAGTCTTTCTTAGAGATTCTTTTCTACGCCAGCGTTCAATGTTGGCGTGGTGTCCTGAAAGCAGAACATCGGGTACCTGCATTCCATCAAAGTCGGGAGGACGCGTATACTGAGGATACTCAAGCAAACCCTGACTGTGGGAATCATCCTGCTGAGAAACGTTGTTCCCGAGAACACCCGGTAGAAGCCTTGCAACCGAATCGATCATTACCATCGCAGCAAGTTCTCCTCCGGTTAAAACATAATCTCCGATAGACATCTCCTCATCGGCTAGGGTGCGTATTCTTTCGTCGAATCCTTCATAATGGCCGCACAAAAAAATCAACTCGTCATACCCAGCCAGTCTTGAAGCTTCCCGCTGATCAAATTTTTTCCCCTGAGGCGTGAGCAGAATAATTCGGCGGCTTCCTGCAGGCTCCGGCAAATTTCGGACAGCCTTGAACAGAGGCTCCGGTTTTAAAACCATTCCTGAACCCCCGCCATACGGGATATCATCCACATTTTTATGTTTGCTCTCGGCATAATCGCGGAAATTGACAAGCGCTATCTCAAGCAGGCCGGCTTCCTGAGCTCTTTTCAGAATGCTTTCTTTTAATGGCGCAAACATTTCCGGAAAAATTGTCAGTACCGTAAACTTCATACACAGCCTCTCTTTTATTAGTCATCGAGTAGTCCCGGAGGTAAAATGACATCCATTCTTTTCGCCTGGACATCCACCTTTTTGACAACGGTTTTTAAGGCCGGAACACAGAATTCAGTTTTTTGGCCACGGACAATATAGATATCGTTCGAACCAGTTTCCTGGACTCTTATCAAGGTCCCAAGCAAAATATCATTCTCGTAAACCTGCATTCCCTCAAGCTCAAAGTAATACCAGCGGTCTTGCAGCGGAGGAACCTCCGCTCGATCTAGTCTGACCTCAAATCCACGAATCTTTTCAGCATCCTCCCGGGTAGCAATGCCTTCCAGAGTCAGAAACACTATACCTTTCGGATCAATCCTTACCCTCTGAACATGAAAAATTTTTTCTGTCTTTCCATCAGACAGATTAATCTTTTTCAAACCTCTGAACCGCTCCGTATTATCCGTAATCGGATATACCTTGATCTCTCCTTTGATTCCCTGCGGTTTCAGGACCTCTCCAATTAATACACTTTCCAAGGCATTACGCCCTTTCTTCTAAAGAATTCCCGAAATCCATCATCCCATTTAAAGAAAACTTGGCCGTCGTCAGTCTTAGCTGCCCTTAGATGGTTCAGAAAGCGCTCAGCGTTTTTCTAAACCGGTAAAGTCAAAAAGGGCCTGAGCCCTTTCCAACCTTACTGGTCAATATCAACAATAACCCTGCGT contains the following coding sequences:
- a CDS encoding YraN family protein, with the translated sequence MNKRQLGQRGEDMALEHIKKAGLNIIQRNYRCPKGEIDIIARDGKTIVFIEVRLRSSNIRGSAEESIGLWKIQRLKSIASYYLLEQHYRQWPQIRFDIFAINMAEGVPEFNWIQGAL
- a CDS encoding LysM domain-containing protein, with translation MIRLHHQVHKGDNLSKIARQHGVTVIILLNLNPHLRKRRHRIYVGERIRVK
- the rplS gene encoding 50S ribosomal protein L19; the encoded protein is MDYIRMIEEQQLKDNIPSFRPGDTVKVHVRIIEGSRERIQVFEGLVIKRKGDGLRETFTVRRVSNGVGVERTFPLHSPRIDKIEVVRKGIVRRAKLYYLRDRYGKSARIRERR
- a CDS encoding FAD-dependent oxidoreductase — protein: MKNTLILGGGIGGIVASNILKNAAGDSMQVMVIDRELNHHFAAAYPLLMIGQRKPTDITRQLINLEKKDIHVLHQEVQKIDVTGHQVSTNQGVLSFDYLIISLGVEYHTETVPGFTEYALNAYDFDGVRKINQQLNNFSSGRIVLFISSLPYKCPPAPYEIMFLLDQFFRKRGIRNKIELTLVTPDYSPEPLAKPKVGQSVRKMLADKGIKLITEAKVLRVEEKGLILDHDTKIAADLLLGIASHWTPEVLRKSNLVDSSGFVQVDLHTLETNCPTIFAIGDAAAVKLPVIGAHAPKAGVFAHYQADVVARNIYLLSKGAKLEYTYKGKGTCIMNTGFGRARYSSVQYYKKPSPSISLWKPTRTAYLAKLGFEKYWFRRFI
- a CDS encoding YifB family Mg chelatase-like AAA ATPase — encoded protein: MFASVSGMSVDNLSAQPVSVEVDIANGLPCLEIVGLAATAVKEARDRVRSALKNSGFDFPLKRITVNLAPADLRKEGSGLDLPIALGILAAMEELNNAVLNRYVFAGELSLEGLLRPIPGVLTMALALKSEPEKQVLIIPPANLAEARLVTEIKSASVISLAELVGILNGEDHFSVIPSPPSAEIFETVSVDWSDIHGQMQAKRGLEIAACGGHNLLMVGPPGSGKTLLARAFAGILPPLTVEESLDVTQLHSLTGIIRGNGQLITQRPFRSPHHTATIAGIIGGGQKIKPGELALANHGVLFLDELPEFSREVLEALRQPLEDRKLTLIRLRGRIEFPARICVMASMNPCPCGYFGENGRECSCTPLQISHYRGKVSGPLLDRFDIQLEVPRLSYGELKHGDNRETSEIVRNRVIRTREIQYKRLNASRTNSEMTGRETKALCQLDSAGESLLQKVFDKNLFSARAHDRILRVARTIADMAGSENIRAEHLAESLQYRALDRIKTNQ
- a CDS encoding M15 family metallopeptidase; translation: MNFKQFILGLIVIVLLVTGCKIIWNRHLITVNAPAVSPVSDWEYEDVMKRDILCLMLAYPETITGVEKASKNEVYVLLKSGKKILYDDKKEKNSWQKSGNPDLQDMMDQLYPLSKITEILPNYYNPGCARVYPLLKEVYGTSKKTILSNLTKVSIGYKYVEFNGNNKAAESLKAVMKELLPLSRQSHKVYAASFPSSGAFNYRLIGGTNRLSSHAYGIAIDLNSNKYDYWRWSTREEGQKRLKAYPQEVSAIFEKYGFIWGGKWGNFDIMHYEYRPEIILKARYFSERPVSGIPWYDGLQSNQKAWEYIWLIEESL
- a CDS encoding ribonuclease HII, which encodes MGEIERIEKLLEIEKGLFAEGYSRIAGVDEAGRGPLAGPVIAAACILPREFELPGLNDSKKCSEKKRRNLAEEIKKQAVAFALGSATSGEIDLLNILRATKLAMTRALENLKINPDYIIIDGRDMLNMDTAQKAIIGGDGLSASIAAASILAKVTRDELMDEMHQIYPEYHFDQHKGYGTKLHMEAISHFGPCLIHRQSFSPIKEMIAGTQYKLG
- the trmD gene encoding tRNA (guanosine(37)-N1)-methyltransferase TrmD; protein product: MKFTVLTIFPEMFAPLKESILKRAQEAGLLEIALVNFRDYAESKHKNVDDIPYGGGSGMVLKPEPLFKAVRNLPEPAGSRRIILLTPQGKKFDQREASRLAGYDELIFLCGHYEGFDERIRTLADEEMSIGDYVLTGGELAAMVMIDSVARLLPGVLGNNVSQQDDSHSQGLLEYPQYTRPPDFDGMQVPDVLLSGHHANIERWRRKESLRKTFLKRSDLVPQIEFQQTDYPLLEELVLEHPEINVYRERWEHLKPAPKRRRRIKSE
- a CDS encoding RNA methyltransferase encodes the protein MGELYVALIHAPVYNKNMEQVATSITNLDLHDIARSSTTYGVNTYYVVHPGPAQQDLARRIMGFWREGYGAEYNPNRYEAFEKVKLASTLEEVVQEIKSRNPGKKLFTVATDARLYTNTIEYSDLRRKLEETDEDFLLLFGTGWGIIKEEMEKADYILKPVYGFGDYNHLSVRSAAAIILDRLRGH
- the ylqF gene encoding ribosome biogenesis GTPase YlqF, with product MNIQWYPGHMTRAKRKLEEQLNWVDIVLELGDARLPLSSRNPLLKQLLGNKLRLLLLNKSDLADKKKIDQWLVELGKEGPVLAISSMTSIGVKKIVPLLEELMTDKRERLAARGVRGRPIRVMVVGIPNIGKSTLINQLTGGSQAKTGNKPGVTRGNQWVRIHDKVELLDTPGMLWPKFDDPEVGRKLAVTGAVRDEVFDQEELAQWLLAWLKQNYPLELQSFYKLEENETDLEGIGRKRGCLVSGGRIDTFKAAQIFLREFRSGKIAKVTMD
- the rimM gene encoding ribosome maturation factor RimM (Essential for efficient processing of 16S rRNA) gives rise to the protein MESVLIGEVLKPQGIKGEIKVYPITDNTERFRGLKKINLSDGKTEKIFHVQRVRIDPKGIVFLTLEGIATREDAEKIRGFEVRLDRAEVPPLQDRWYYFELEGMQVYENDILLGTLIRVQETGSNDIYIVRGQKTEFCVPALKTVVKKVDVQAKRMDVILPPGLLDD